A single window of Triplophysa rosa linkage group LG2, Trosa_1v2, whole genome shotgun sequence DNA harbors:
- the trpm6 gene encoding LOW QUALITY PROTEIN: transient receptor potential cation channel subfamily M member 6 (The sequence of the model RefSeq protein was modified relative to this genomic sequence to represent the inferred CDS: substituted 1 base at 1 genomic stop codon) — protein sequence MSRRTWIQATFNKRECVTFLPVSRDHHRCDPVCQVCQSLVRCFCGRLILEHVGPYSGLLGPGPGSADGEEEWSVERHTSVSPTDAFGSLDFQGSTKRTCHAKYVRLSSDTPSEHLLQLMLREWHMEMPKLVISVHGGTDNFSLSPRVCQAFSTGLIRAAESTGAWILTDGINIGVSRYVGDAVKEYGSHDHRKRNVVGITPWGIIENNSDLIGRDMLRHYQALGSPLSKRASLNGTHSHFLLVDDGTMGKSGCQVDLRKRLERYIHFQKIHPRLHQHVPLVCVVVEGGPAVLSVVLEYVRRSSPVPVLVFEGTGKAADLLALIHKETALDRKLDSDIKEDFVLRIQEMFSVDRPEAVELLNTLMECMEHREAITVYDSESEDLLEPDVAILTTSLRGTRASPDDQLSISLAWNRADIARDYILVYGQQWQVGSLEQTMLDALVMDRVSFAKLLIENGMTMSRFLTISRLEQLYVQKGGTDHFLRHLIEDARQTRLPAVYKISLIDIGMVIEYLIGGAYXSTYTRKSFRTMYSRLYTPAKEGFSPFSKGKKASTTPETTPPRTHFYRTAQPCRQEGAVVPQDLKSAPSSEFVCTFNDLFVWAVLKHRQEMALFLWQHGEQAMARAVVACKLYRAMAAQAKESNMDDSTVEQLKKNSLEFGQLAVDFLDKAFRENERMAMKLLTWEMKDWSNFTCLQMAVSSRLRPFVAHKCTQMLLTDLWMGRLNMRKNSWFKIISSILMPVSIQLLEFKSHAEMSHVPQPQEALPFGWETGSPGASEQEGTPNINQGDEERGANCCLPWTRKVYDFYTAPVVKFWFHTMAFLGFLMLFSYTVLVRMEDKPNVQECLVIMYILSTAAEKAREVWVLEPRKLSKKLKVWFSEYWNINDFMGILLFLVGVSLRWRDDTRLASHIVYSLDFIFWSVRLLDVFAVNQHAGPYLTMITKMMSNMFYIVVIMAIVLVSFGTSRKSILSPNEDPSWTLLRDVVFQPYWMIFGEVYAGEIDACVNPETCVPGAFLTPFLQAVYLFVQYIIMVNVLIAFFNNVYFDMSAISCNLWKYNRYRYIMTYQDKPWLPPPLISLSHVTLCLSSVWQKHSRASKQKRTGLKLLLAPDDLKKLHEFEEKCVAAYFRDKVENQQSSEINRIRSAAEKAEEMAGILVEVTEKVCVIQDNLRTLDNHLGQLQDLSALAVDTLNLLSASDNQQQEVARLGQSQSMTCWLEKVSHSCCLRIGGSVAPSQALPSPKHYRSTPPSLLRGLGLGWQHPAIELPPVGGVGHLEVRNKGTMGNPEDEGSFRWPFQRSDSREGALTDCRLTHGSLPHLCAGWRDKGVYGSGEPSRTSSPTMPLMRDILINELPPSHEESMEEDDYEDDMRTISRASSHSFLLTHPQNDGEQSVGIRNPAFYRTDGGRLRRAPGHLGIKWDFDLEQSRSLSASVEALAMPDTETPEQTVRETLTPHHQRGISKIFRRSFGKRSIRSRTGTSEDVKLDESRGSIHEFDPRRRMKRKVKGLFDRRFRTSVSLTQLNVDQVDFTKLAPSWLNTKNPGQPLLSSWAKSISQRPSISSIAPEVRSSTFKLTEDLGQHYSAMERNNLMRLAHSIPFTPVSLLGGDEVCIYMLEETDAGSSQSSGVSTWLQHGRTAVLQPLAHQEVLVGGLCRATKVVCTWAEGDVLKLGSVYVVKAFRPEVVRIWHKVFPNSTSLHLCLREIQQQRAAQKLMQRFNQMKPSSVPHSPRFLDVSLLYWRSDGQWLTIEKNMSGHFRKCNNNTGEEISPSSSLDETMLAFSHWTYEYTNKELLVLDLQGVGEDLTDPSLIRVDDKSLSGDMAFGPANLGDDAIQSFVVKHTCNSCCKKLGLSDLRRGGSERKSLPAFDDTSRTV from the exons ATG TCTAGACGGACTTGGATACAGGCCACTTTTAACAAGAGAGAATGTGTCACATTTCTGCCAGTCTCACGTGACCATCACAG ATGTGATCCAGTCTGTCAAGTGTGCCAAAGCTTAGTGAG ATGTTTTTGTGGGAGGCTTATCCTGGAGCATGTGGGTCCTTATTCCGGTCTGCTGGGACCCGGCCCTGGCTCTGCTGACGGAGAGGAGGAGTGGTCAGTGGAGCGACACACCAGCGTCAGCCCAACCGATGCTTTTGGATCACTAGACTTCCAGGGCAGCACGAAACGCACATGTCATGCTAAG TATGTACGTCTTTCCAGTGACACTCCATCAGAGCACCTGTTACAGCTGATGCTGAGAGAATGGCACATGGAGATGCCCAAGCTGGTGATTTCAGTGCATGGAGGAACAGATAACTTCTCCCTGTCACCACGAGTGTGCCAGGCCTTCAGTACAGGACTCATCAGAGCTGCAGAGAGCACTGGAGCATGGATACTCACGGATGGGATTAATATTG GTGTGTCTAGGTATGTGGGTGATGCTGTAAAAGAGTATGGATCTCATGACCACAGGAAGAGGAATGTTGTGGGAATCACGCCCTGGGGTATAATTGAGAATAACAGTGACCTTATTGGCAGAGAT ATGCTGAGGCACTACCAAGCTTTGGGTAGTCCCCTGAGTAAACGTGCCAGTCTGAATGGCACGCATTCCCACTTCCTGTTAGTTGATGATGGGACTATGGGTAAATCTGGATGTCAGGTAGACCTGAGGAAGAGACTGGAGAGGTACATTCATTTTCAGAAGATCCACCCCA GATTGCATCAGCATGTGCCTTTGGTGTGTGTTGTAGTCGAGGGGGGTCCTGCCGTCCTCTCTGTCGTCCTGGAGTATGTGCGCAGAAGTTCCCCGGTACCTGTGCTGGTGTTTGAGGGAACGGGCAAAGCAGCAGATCTGCTGGCTTTAATACACAAAGAGACCGCTCTAGACAG AAAGCTGGATTCCGATATTAAAGAAGATTTTGTACTGAGGATTCAGGAGATGTTTAGTGTGGATAGACCAGAGGCGGTTGAACTTCTCAACACACTTATGGAATGTATGGAACACAGAGAGGCT atcaCCGTTTATGACTCAGAATCAGAGGATCTTCTGGAGCCAGATGTTGCTATTCTCACGACATCACTGAGAG GTACCAGAGCCTCTCCTGATGACCAGTTGAGTATCTCATTGGCCTGGAACAGAGCTGATATCGCAAGGGATTACATCCTCGTGTATGGGCAACAATGGCAG GTAGGATCCCTTGAGCAGACCATGTTGGATGCTCTGGTGATGGACCGTGTCAGTTTCGCGAAGCTTCTGATCGAGAACGGCATGACGATGAGCCGCTTCTTGACCATCTCTCGCCTGGAGCAACTCTATGTA cAGAAAGGAGGCACAGATCATTTTCTACGACACCTCATTGAAGATGCCAGACAG ACTCGACTGCCCGCTGTTTATAAGATCTCTTTGATTGACATTGGAATGGTGATTGAATACCTGATTGGCGGAGCTTATTGAAGCACGTATACACGCAAGAGCTTCAGAACAATGTATAGTCGCCTTTATACCCCAGCGAAG GAGGGTTTCAGCCCCTTCAGCAAAGGCAAGAAAGCCTCCACAACTCCGGAGACCACCCCACCTCGCACCCATTTCTACAGAACTGCTCAGCCTTGCAGACAG GAGGGTGCGGTAGTGCCTCAGGACCTGAAGTCAGCCCCGAGCTCCGAGTTTGTATGCACTTTTAATGACCTCTTTGTGTGGGCAGTGCTCAAGCATCGGCAGGAGATGGCGCTGTTCCTGTGGCAGCATGGAGAGCAGGCTATGGCCAGGGCCGTGGTGGCCTGCAAGCTCTACCGGGCCATGGCAGCACAAGCTAAGGAGAGCAATATGGATGACAGCACGGTTGAGCAGCTGAAGAAGAACTCGCT AGAGTTCGGTCAGTTGGCCGTGGATTTTCTGGACAAAGCCTTCAGAGAAAATGAACGTATGGCGATGAAGCTGCTGACGTGGGAGATGAAGGACTGGAGTAACTTCACCTGTCTGCAGATGGCCGTCTCCTCCCGACTCCGACCCTTCGTGGCTCACAAGTGCACTCAGATGCTCCTTACAGATCTGTGGATGGGCCGGCTCAACATGAGGAAAAACTCCTGGTTTAAG ATAATTTCCAGTATCCTGATGCCTGTGTCCATTCAGCTACTAGAGTTTAAGAGTCATGCAGAGATGTCCCACGTTCCTCAGCCCCAGGAGGCCTTGCCGTTTGGGTGGGAAACAGGAAGCCCAGGAGCATCAGAACAGGAAGGGACACCGAATATT AATCAGGGTGACGAGGAGAGAGGAGCCAACTGTTGTCTTCCCTGGACCAGAAAAGTGTATGACTTCTACACCGCTCCTGTAGTCAAATTTTGGTTTCACACA ATGGCGTTCCTGGGCTTCCTCATGCTGTTCTCTTACACCGTGCTGGTGAGGATGGAGGATAAGCCCAATGTTCAGGAATGTTTGGTCATAATGTATATACTGAGCACGGCGGCAGAGAAAGCTCGAGAG gtGTGGGTATTGGAACCCAGGAAGTTGAGTAAGAAACTGAAGGTTTGGTTCAGCGAATACTGGAACATCAATGACTTTATGGGAATCCTCCTGTTTCTTGTTGGAGTCTCTCTCCGGTGGCGCGATGACACACGCTTAGCCAGTCATATTGTCTACTCGCTGGATTTTATCTTTTGGTCTGTCAGACTTCTGGACGTGTTTGCTGTCAATCAGCATGCAGGACCCTATCTGACCATGATTACAAAAATG ATGAGCAACATGTTCTACATTGTGGTCATAATGGCAATAGTGCTGGTCAGTTTTGGCACATCCAGGAAGTCAATACTGTCACCCAATGAGGATCCATCTTGGACTCTCCTCAGAGATGTGGTCTTCCAGCCCTACTGGATGATATTTGGGGAAGTGTATGCCGGAGAGATTGATG CCTGTGTTAACCCCGAAACCTGTGTCCCTGGAGCTTTCCTGACCCCCTTCCTGCAAGCTGTGTACCTTTTCGTTCAGTACATTATCATGGTCAACGTGCTCATTGCCTTCTTCAA CAATGTTTATTTCGACATGAGCGCCATATCTTGTAATCTGTGGAAATACAACCGCTATCGTTACATCATGACCTATCAGGATAAACCGTGGCTGCCTCCCCCTCTCATCTCTCTGAGTCACGTGACCCTGTGTCTCAGCTCAGTTTGGCAGAAACACAGCAGGGCATCCAAACAGAAGAGAACTGGTCTCA AATTACTCTTGGCCCCTGATGATCTGAAGAAACTCCATGAGTTTGAGGAGAAGTGTGTTGCTGCCTATTTTAGAGACAAAGTAGAGAATCAACAAAGCAGCGAAATCAACAGGATTCGCTCGGCGGCTGAAAA GGCCGAAGAGATGGCTGGAATACTGGTTGAGGTTACCGAGAAGGTTTGTGTTATCCAGGACAACCTGCGCACTTTAGACAATCACTTGGGGCAGTTACAGGACTTGTCCGCTCTAGCAGTGGACACTCTTAACCTCCTCTCCGCCTCAGATAATCAGCAACAAGAGGTGGCCCGTTTGGGTCAAAGCCAGTCAATGACATGCTGGCTCGAGAAAGTGTCCCATAGCTGCTGCCTCCGCATCGGCGGAAGCGTTGCGCCTAGCCAAGCCCTCCCGTCTCCAAAGCATTACCGTAGTACTCCCCCTTCCCTGCTCCGAGGCTTGGGGCTCGGCTGGCAGCATCCTGCTATCGAGTTGCCACCGGTGGGCGGTGTTGGACACTTAGAGGTCCGAAATAAGGGTACGATGGGAAATCCAGAGGACGAAGGCAGTTTTAGGTGGCCTTTTCAACGCAGTGATTCTAGAGAAGGTGCATTGACGGACTGTCGCCTCACACATGGTTCTTTACCTCACCTGTGTGCTGGGTGGAGGGACAAAGGTGTGTATGGATCTGGGGAACCATCACGCACCAGTTCCCCCACCATGCCTTTGATGAGAGACATCCTCATCAATGAACTTCCACCCAGTCATGAGGAGTCCATGGAAGAGGATGATTACGAGGATGACATGCGCACAATATCCAGAGCCTCCAGCCACTCGTTCCTGCTCACGCACCCCCAGAATGATGGAGAACAATCAGTGGGCATCAGAAACCCCGCTTTTTATAGGACTGATGGTGGGCGGCTGAGACGAGCTCCAGGACATTTAGGTATTAAATGGGACTTTGATCTAGAGCAGAGTCGCTCGCTCTCCGCCAGTGTGGAGGCTTTGGCCATGCCTGACACAGAAACACCAGAGCAGACTGTTAGAGAGACCCTTACACCTCACCACCAGAGAG GAATATCCAAGATCTTCAGGAGGTCATTTGGAAAAAGGTCCATCAGGAGCAGAACAGGAACCTCTGAGGAT GTGAAACTGGATGAATCGCGGGGCTCCATTCACGAGTTTGACCCACGAAGAAGAATGAAGAGGAAAGTAAAGGGCCTGTTTGACCGGAGATTCAGAACGTCTGTTAGTCTCACCCAGCTGA ATGTCGACCAAGTGGATTTCACAAAACTGGCCCCATCGTGGCTG AACACTAAGAACCCCGGGCAGCCGCTGCTCAGCAGCTGGGCCAAATCCATCAGTCAAAGACCCTC GATAAGCAGCATAGCACCAGAAG TTAGGAGCTCTACATTCAAGTTGACTGAAGATTTAGGCCAACACTACTCCg CTATGGAAAGGAACAACCTAATGAGATTGGCTCACTCCATACCATTCACCCCTGTGTCTTTACTAG GTGGTGATGAGGTCTGCATTTATATGCTGGAGGAGACAGACGCAGGTTCCTCGCAATCCTCCGGCGTCTCCACCTGGCTTCAGCACGGCCGTACGGCTGTCCTGCAGCCGTTAGCTCACCAGGAGGTGCTGGTTGGAGGTCTATGCAGGGCCACCAAGGTGGTGTGTACCTGGGCTGAGGGCGATGTGTTGAAACTGGGCTCGGTGTATGTGGTGAAGGCCTTTAGGCCAGAGGTGGTTCGCATCTGGCACAAAGTATTTCCAAACAGTACCTCGCTGCATCTCTGTCTAAGG GAGATCCAACAACAGAGAGCAGCGCAGAAACTCATGCAGAGATTCAACCAAATGAAACCCAGCTCTGTGCCACACAGTCCAAG GTTTCTGGATGTGTCCTTGCTGTATTGGCGCTCGGATGGTCAGTGGTTGACTATTGAGAAGAACATGAGTGGTCATTTTAGGAAATGCAACAACAACACTGGGGAGGAGATCTCTCCTTCATCTAGTCTGGATGAGACCATGCTAGCTTTCTCTCACTGGACATACGAATACACCAATAAAGAACTGTTAGTGTTGGATCTTCAAG GTGTGGGAGAAGACCTCACGGATCCCTCATTGATCAGAGTTGATGATAAAAG CTTGTCTGGTGATATGGCGTTTGGACCTGCCAATCTGGGTGATGATGCAATTCAGAGCTTTGTTGTCAAGCACACCTGCAACTCCTGCTGTAAGAAGCTCGGTCTCTCAG ATTTGAGGAGGGGCGGCAGCGAGAGGAAGTCACTTCCTGCCTTTGATGACACGAGCAGAACAGTTTAA
- the wu:fa19b12 gene encoding uncharacterized protein C9orf40 homolog isoform X2, giving the protein MTKRRAENVLPPEIPPKRCLRSLSNIDDKPGGVTMVQNDDLPRKVPANGVNSALGDKNTCKSRKFEDAGKPVAPEDEPNKKPNGQNAVHAGDKVMHTDDGLSAFNSFQFWRVPLPELDLSLLEPTDRSSTAISTKDLEAMET; this is encoded by the exons ATGACCAAACGGAGGGCAGAAAACGTTTTGCCTCCAGAAATTCCCCCCAAAAGGTGTCTTCGTTCTCTTTCCAACATCGACGACAAACCCGGAGGAGTGACTATGGTGCAAAAcg ATGACTTACCGAGAAAGGTACCTGCAAACGGAGTCAATTCAGCGTTGGGAGATAAGAACACGTGCAAGTCTAGAAAATTCGAGGATGCTGGCAAACCTGTCGCGCCGGAGGATGAGCCAAATAAAAAGCCAAATGGACAGAATGCTGTGCACGCAGGAGACAAG GTGATGCACACAGATGATGGGCTCTCTGCTTTTAACTCCTTCCAGTTCTGGCGAGTTCCACTACCAGAGTTGGATCTTTCACTTCTGGAGCCCACGGATAGGTCCAGTACTGCAATTTCCACAAAAGATTTAGAAGCGATGGAAACCTGA
- the wu:fa19b12 gene encoding uncharacterized protein wu:fa19b12 isoform X1, translating to MTKRRAENVLPPEIPPKRCLRSLSNIDDKPGGVTMVQNGNVNVNLLPLLSCVGQRCRKRTNYNEDSHITDDLPRKVPANGVNSALGDKNTCKSRKFEDAGKPVAPEDEPNKKPNGQNAVHAGDKVMHTDDGLSAFNSFQFWRVPLPELDLSLLEPTDRSSTAISTKDLEAMET from the exons ATGACCAAACGGAGGGCAGAAAACGTTTTGCCTCCAGAAATTCCCCCCAAAAGGTGTCTTCGTTCTCTTTCCAACATCGACGACAAACCCGGAGGAGTGACTATGGTGCAAAAcggtaacgttaacgttaatCTGTTACCACTTTTGTCATGTGTTGGACAACGGTGCAGAAAAAGGACGAACTATAATGAAGACTCACACATTACAGATGACTTACCGAGAAAGGTACCTGCAAACGGAGTCAATTCAGCGTTGGGAGATAAGAACACGTGCAAGTCTAGAAAATTCGAGGATGCTGGCAAACCTGTCGCGCCGGAGGATGAGCCAAATAAAAAGCCAAATGGACAGAATGCTGTGCACGCAGGAGACAAG GTGATGCACACAGATGATGGGCTCTCTGCTTTTAACTCCTTCCAGTTCTGGCGAGTTCCACTACCAGAGTTGGATCTTTCACTTCTGGAGCCCACGGATAGGTCCAGTACTGCAATTTCCACAAAAGATTTAGAAGCGATGGAAACCTGA